One genomic window of Coffea eugenioides isolate CCC68of chromosome 1, Ceug_1.0, whole genome shotgun sequence includes the following:
- the LOC113751857 gene encoding probable indole-3-pyruvate monooxygenase YUCCA8, giving the protein MFNFMDPDFLARRCVWVNGPVIVGAGPSGLAVGACLKEQGIPFVILEKTDCIASLWQKRTYDRLKLHLPKQFCQLPKFPFPDHYPEYPNKKQFIDYIESYATHFDINPQFNECVQSAKYDEACRLWRVKTVSTNGSTRSEVEYFCQWLVVATGENAERMVPDIDGLKEFGGEVLHACDYKSGEKFRGKKVLVVGCGNSGMEVSLDLCNHEAQPSMVVRSSVHVLPREICGRSTFELAMFMLKWLPLWLVDKLLLVLAWFILGNIEKYGLKRPSLGPLQLKNTKGKTPVLDIGALEKIRSGEINVVPGIRRFSCGMVELVDGEMLNIDAVVLATGYSSNVPYWLQEAEFFSKDGFPKSSFPNGWKGKDGLYAVGFTRRGLSGASADATKIAQDIGKVWKEDLKQKKQKVPTHRRCISQF; this is encoded by the exons GCAGGGCCATCAGGGCTGGCAGTTGGAGCTTGCCTGAAGGAACAAGGAATTCCCTTTGTCATCCTGGAAAAAACTGATTGCATTGCATCTTTGTGGCAGAAACGCACTTATGATCGCCTAAAGCTTCATCTTCCTAAGCAATTCTGCCAACTTCCTAAGTTCCCCTTCCCTGATCATTACCCTGAGTACCCcaacaagaaacagttcatTGACTACATAGAATCATATGCCACCCACTTTGATATCAACCCTCAATTCAATGAGTGTGTGCAATCAGCTAAGTACGATGAGGCCTGCCGTTTGTGGAGAGTCAAGACAGTTTCTACCAATGGTTCCACCCGCTCTGAAGTCGAGTACTTCTGCCAGTGGCTTGTGGTAGCAACCGGGGAAAACGCAGAGCGCATGGTGCCTGACATTGATGGTCTGAAAGAATTTGGAGGCGAGGTCTTGCATGCCTGTGATTACAAGTCTGGCGAAAAATTCCGTGGCAAGAAAGTTCTTGTTGTTGGATGTGGCAATTCGGGGATGGAAGTTTCTCTCGATCTTTGCAACCATGAAGCTCAACCTTCAATGGTTGTTCGCAGCTCG GTTCATGTCTTGCCTAGAGAAATATGCGGCAGATCAACATTTGAACTAGCCATGTTTATGCTGAAATGGCTACCACTTTGGCTGGTTGATAAACTCCTGCTGGTTCTGGCATGGTTCATTCTCGGAAACATAGAGAAATACGGGCTAAAACGACCATCACTTGGTCCCCTGCAGCTCAAAAACACTAAAGGAAAAACACCTGTCCTGGACATTGGTGCATTGGAAAAGATTAGATCAGGGGAAATCAACGTAGTCCCTGGAATCAGGAGGTTCTCATGCGGCATGGTTGAACTTGTTGATGGTGAAATGCTGAATATTGATGCTGTTGTTTTGGCTACAGGATACAGCAGCAATGTTCCCTACTGGCTACAG GAGGCTGAATTCTTCTCTAAGGATGGATTTCCAAAATCATCATTCCCAAATGGCTGGAAAGGGAAGGATGGGTTATATGCAGTTGGGTTCACAAGGAGAGGGCTTTCTGGAGCATCTGCAGATGCTACGAAAATAGCACAAGATATTGGCAAAGTCTGGAAAGAGGACTTGAAGCAGAAAAAGCAAAAAGTTCCTACTCACAGGCGTTGCATTTCACAGTTTTGA
- the LOC113749229 gene encoding monothiol glutaredoxin-S10, which produces MAGASHLITTPPRGGFSFLTFSSQPHSLPHFHIPNSCAFFNTSSVTPLSSKSRIDFYGPRRVGKTTKVRAMAASFGSRLEETVKTTITENPVVVYSKTWCSYSSEVKTLLKKLGCEPLVIELDQLGPQGPQLQKVLERLTGQHTVPNVFIGGEHIGGCTDTVKLHRRGELESLLSEASAKKTEI; this is translated from the exons ATGGCTGGCGCGTCTCATCTGATTACTACTCCTCCCCGAGGAGGCTTCAGCTTTCTCACTTTTTCTTCTCAACCTCACAGTCTCCCGCATTTTCACATCCCCAATTCTTGCGCTTTCTTCAACACCAGCTCTGTGACACCGCTCAGCAGCAAATCAAGAATCGACTTTTATGGCCCCAGAAGAGTTGGGAAGACCACTAAGGTTCGAGCCATGGCGGCTTCTTTCGGGTCCCGATTAGAGGAGACTGTGAAAACGACTATCACCGAAAACCCAGTTGTGGTTTACTCCAAAACCTGGTGCTC GTACTCTTCTGAGGTGAAGACTTTGTTGAAGAAGCTTGGTTGCGAACCACTTGTTATTGAACTGGACCAATTGG GACCTCAAGGACCACAACTGCAGAAGGTGCTAGAAAGGCTTACTGGACAACATACTGTTCCTAATGTATTCATTG gCGGCGAACATATTGGTGGTTGCACAG ATACTGTTAAGCTACACCGGAGAGGAGAACTTGAATCCTTGTTATCAGAAGCTAGCGCCAAGAAGACAGAAATCTAG
- the LOC113748713 gene encoding protein LOW PSII ACCUMULATION 1, chloroplastic isoform X2, whose protein sequence is MASAAQPSYSLIGCPSLNLDKKCLGFSRHLNNCRKFAFFFSNVDQRLLCKVQPRRLEPSLITCFASNKPEISSTAKIRSEVLSPFRSVRMFFYLAFVASGALGGLIATTQLIAALSNPSRAAEVPDILKGLGIDIGAVSVFALLYYRENTAKNAQLAKLSREESLSNLRIRVDEKRILPVSAFRGIARLVILAGPASFIADSFKSSEPFTDRLVERGVLVVPFATDGNSPSFEFEDSEELKEIIAKRKRLWQLAPVYATEWSEWLAEQKKLAGVSPESPVYLSLRMDGRVRGSGVGYPPWNAFVAQLPPVKGMWSGLLDGMDGRVL, encoded by the exons ATGGCCTCAGCGGCGCAACCGTCCTACTCTTTGATTGGGTGTCCCAGTCTCAATCTCGATAAAAAATGCCTCGGATTTTCCCGCCATCTCAACAACTGTCGCAAGTTCGCCTTCTTCTTCAGTAATGTAGACCAAAGATTACTTTGTAAGGTTCAACCCCGGCGTCTTGAACCTTCGCTAATCACTTGCTTTGCCTCCAATAAGCCAGAGATCAG TTCTACAGCCAAAATACGAAGTGAAGTCCTCTCTCCATTTCGGTCTGTTCGGATGTTCTTTTATCTTGCCTTTGTTGCAAGTGGTGCTCTTGGAGGACTGATAGCCACCACTCAATTAATAGCTGCTCTTTCTAATCCATCAAGAGCAGCTGAAGTCCCTGATATTCTTAAAGGTCTTGGCATTGACATTGGAGCTGTATCCGTTTTTGCTTTACTTTATTACAGGGAGAACACCGCTAAAAATGCTCAGTTGGCCAAACTCTCAAGAGAGGAAAGCCTCTCAAATCTCAGAATTCGTGTGGATGAGAAGAGAATTCTTCCTGTGAGTGCTTTTAGAGGGATTGCACGTCTTGTAATCCTTGCTGGTCCTGCATCTTTTATTGCAGACTCTTTCAAAAGTAGTGAACCTTTTACTGATCGACTCGTGGAAAGGGGTGTGCTTGTAGTGCCCTTTGCTACAGATGGGAATTCACCAAGTTTTGAATTTGAAGATAGTGAGGAGCTGAAGGAGATTATTGCCAAAAGGAAAAGGCTCTGGCAACTGGCTCCTGTTTATGCCACTGAATGGTCTGA GTGGCTGGCTGAACAAAAGAAATTAGCGGGTGTTTCCCCTGAATCTCCTGT GTATCTATCTCTCCGGATGGATGGCCGGGTCAGGGGAAGTGGAGTTGGTTACCCTCCCTGGAATGCATTTGTTGCACAACTGCCTCCAGTAAAGGGAATGTGGTCAGGCCTTCTTGATGGCATGGATGGAAGAGTACTTTGA
- the LOC113748713 gene encoding protein LOW PSII ACCUMULATION 1, chloroplastic isoform X1, protein MASAAQPSYSLIGCPSLNLDKKCLGFSRHLNNCRKFAFFFSNVDQRLLCKVQPRRLEPSLITCFASNKPEIRFSFTCEASLQSSFCLLFSSTAKIRSEVLSPFRSVRMFFYLAFVASGALGGLIATTQLIAALSNPSRAAEVPDILKGLGIDIGAVSVFALLYYRENTAKNAQLAKLSREESLSNLRIRVDEKRILPVSAFRGIARLVILAGPASFIADSFKSSEPFTDRLVERGVLVVPFATDGNSPSFEFEDSEELKEIIAKRKRLWQLAPVYATEWSEWLAEQKKLAGVSPESPVYLSLRMDGRVRGSGVGYPPWNAFVAQLPPVKGMWSGLLDGMDGRVL, encoded by the exons ATGGCCTCAGCGGCGCAACCGTCCTACTCTTTGATTGGGTGTCCCAGTCTCAATCTCGATAAAAAATGCCTCGGATTTTCCCGCCATCTCAACAACTGTCGCAAGTTCGCCTTCTTCTTCAGTAATGTAGACCAAAGATTACTTTGTAAGGTTCAACCCCGGCGTCTTGAACCTTCGCTAATCACTTGCTTTGCCTCCAATAAGCCAGAGATCAG GTTCTCTTTTACATGTGAAGCCTCCTTGCAATCATCATTTTGTTTGTTATTCAGTTCTACAGCCAAAATACGAAGTGAAGTCCTCTCTCCATTTCGGTCTGTTCGGATGTTCTTTTATCTTGCCTTTGTTGCAAGTGGTGCTCTTGGAGGACTGATAGCCACCACTCAATTAATAGCTGCTCTTTCTAATCCATCAAGAGCAGCTGAAGTCCCTGATATTCTTAAAGGTCTTGGCATTGACATTGGAGCTGTATCCGTTTTTGCTTTACTTTATTACAGGGAGAACACCGCTAAAAATGCTCAGTTGGCCAAACTCTCAAGAGAGGAAAGCCTCTCAAATCTCAGAATTCGTGTGGATGAGAAGAGAATTCTTCCTGTGAGTGCTTTTAGAGGGATTGCACGTCTTGTAATCCTTGCTGGTCCTGCATCTTTTATTGCAGACTCTTTCAAAAGTAGTGAACCTTTTACTGATCGACTCGTGGAAAGGGGTGTGCTTGTAGTGCCCTTTGCTACAGATGGGAATTCACCAAGTTTTGAATTTGAAGATAGTGAGGAGCTGAAGGAGATTATTGCCAAAAGGAAAAGGCTCTGGCAACTGGCTCCTGTTTATGCCACTGAATGGTCTGA GTGGCTGGCTGAACAAAAGAAATTAGCGGGTGTTTCCCCTGAATCTCCTGT GTATCTATCTCTCCGGATGGATGGCCGGGTCAGGGGAAGTGGAGTTGGTTACCCTCCCTGGAATGCATTTGTTGCACAACTGCCTCCAGTAAAGGGAATGTGGTCAGGCCTTCTTGATGGCATGGATGGAAGAGTACTTTGA